In Solidesulfovibrio carbinoliphilus subsp. oakridgensis, the sequence TCAGCGAAGCCGTGAAATCCGGCTCGATGCCCGGCAGGGGATCCGGCACGGGCACGGGGTGGGGGAGGCGGGCTTTTGCCCGGGCGGCCTTTCTGGCCGTGTGGCCCATGCCGGTCACGTCGGCCGTCACTAGGCGGAGATTGGCGTGCTTCCTGGCCAGGGTCCGGGCCGGCCGGGGATGGTGGGCGTCCACGAGCACGACTTGTCGGAACCGGTCGCACAGTTCGGCCACGGGCACGTCCAGGCAGGGGCCCGAGCCGAGGATGACGGCCGTGCCCCGGGCCGGGGCGGCGTCGGCCGCTTCGAGGACGAGGGTCTTGACGGCTTCCAGGTGGGGCCGCCAGGCCGTGCGGCACCGGCGGTGCCGGGCCGCGATCCGGGCGGCCTCCCGGTCGTGGCCGTACCATCCGGCCAGGCCGGCCCCCCGGTCCCGGAGCAGGGTCAGGAGTTCCCGCAACATATCGCCTCCGGCGCGAAGGTAAATCAGCCGGCCGGGCGAGGCAATGGCGGAAGCCCTCCGGCGGCTTTAAGGTTTTCTTGACACCCCAGGCCCGGCCTCCTAGGGTCATCCTAGCGAAAATCGGTTCGTCCGGGGTGCCCGGCGGGCCGGCAAGGAGGTCTTCATGCGCCACTTCAGTTTGATCCTCGGCCTGCTCGTCTGGCTTGCCGCCGCCCCGGCCCTGGCCGCGACCGGGGAACAAGACCCGCCGCCCGCTCCCGAGGCTGCGTCCCCGAGCACCACGGACCAGCAGGCCCCGGCCCCGGCCGCGACGGGGCAACAGCCCCCGGCCCCGGACATCGCGCCCGAGGCGGCCGCCCCTGTCCAAGCCATGTGCGGACTTCTCAAGTCAAAACAATCGTTCACCTTCACGGCCGAGGTTTCCTCCGAGCAGGTCTATCCCAACGGACAGACCGTGCAGTTGACCCGGAACGTCGAAATGGCCATCCGGCGTCCGGACAAGCTCTACGCCCGGATCTCCGGCGACGACCGCGACCGGGTTTTCGTCTACGACGGCAAGACCGTGGTCGTGGCCGACCTCGACCGGGGCGTCTACGCCATGGTCGACGCGCCGCCGACCATCGACGCCACCCTGGACATGCTGTCCGACAAATACGACATCCATGCCCCCCTGGCCGACCTGCTCTACGCGGACCCGTGCGCGGTCATGCTCCAGACCGTGCGCACCGGCGACTGCGTGGGAGCGCACACGGCCGAGGGCAAGACTTGCGACCACCTGGTCTTTTCCCAGAAGGAGTCGGACTGGCAGCTGTGGGTCGAGAAGGGCAAGGCCCCGCTGCCGCGAAAGCTCGTCATAAACGACAAGCAGGTCATGGGCTGGCCCCAGTTCTCGGCCACCTTTTCGCAGTGGGACCTGAACCCGCGCCTGCCGGCCGGGCTTTTCACCTTCAAGCCGCAGCAGGATGCGCGGCAGATCGATTTCATGCCCCTGGTGTCCGGCCAGGGCGAAACCACCAAGTGAGGCGGCGAACATGAGACACACTTCCTGGCGTCGTCGGGCGTCGTCGGCACTGGTCCTGGTCGCGGCCCTGAGCCTGGTGTTCGATGCCTCGCAACTGCTGACGCTCTCCGGCCTTTTCGCGGCCACGGCCGAGGCGGGCGGGCCGCATTTCGGCGGTGGCGGCGGTGGGCCGCGTGGAGGCGGAGGCGGTGGCGGTGGCGGGCCCCGTTTCGGTGGTGGTGGCGGGCCGCGTGTCGGAGGACCCGCGCCGGGCGGACCGCCTCCGGGCGGCCTGCGTTTCGGCGGCGGCCCGCCGGTCGGACCCCGGCCTTCGGTCCGGCCGCCCGGGCCCGGCTTCCGTGGCCCGGGCTTCGCGCCGGTGCCCGGTCCGGTTCCGGTCGTTCCGGGTTTCGCGCCGCGCCCGCCGGTTCCAGGCGGACCGGTTCCCGGGTATGGCCCGGGGCCGAGACCGCCGTACCCGGGTCCGAGACCGGTGCCCGTGCCCGGACGGCCGTATCCGGTCGGTCCTTACGGCCCCGGTCCCTGGGCCCGTCCGCCCGTCGGCCCGGGCCCCTGGCTGTGGGCCCTGCCCGCCGCCGCCGTGGCCCTGACCGTGGCCGGGGTGACCTATTACAATTACAACAAGGTCTGCTACGTCGAGCAGTACCAGGGCGACCGGGTGGTCTACGTGCCGGTGACCGGCCCCTGCCCGCCGCCGCCCCCGCCCGGCTACCCGGGCTATTAGCCGACGCGGCGAAAGAGATGGCAACGGGCGACCCGAAAGGGCCGCCCGTTTGTTTTGGAACAAGGGAGAAATTGCCCCGGCGGCCGCGGGGCGCTGCCCTTCGGAAACCCGGGGGAGGCGCGCGTGACCACCCGGGCCGTCGGGTATCCGGTACGTCGCGGACGAGGCCGGCTCGGGAGCTAAAAGGGCTCGAGGTCCACCCGGGTCAACGGCAGGGCGGCGGCCGCATAGCCCGGGTCGTGGGGGCAGTAAGCCTGGATGGGACCGAGGAAGACCTCCGGGGCGCCTCGCAGGAAGGCGGCCGCCCGGGCCCCGATGCCGGCCAGGCAGGCCTCGGCCGCGTTTCCCGTCGCCAGCTCGCCGGCCGGGAAGAGGAAGTCTCCCGCGCCCGGGCAAAAACGCCGGGCAAAGAGCCGGCCAAGCGCTACGAAGTGCCGGTGGGACCAGGCCTGGGCATGGACCGGATGGCGCAGGACCGGGGCGGCGGCAAAGCCGAGCCGGCCGCCGGCGGCCAGGACGGCTAGGGGCAGGGCATAGTCCCACCACGGCAGGCCGAGGTGGAATCCTCCCACGTCGAGCCGGCCGGCCACGGCCGCGTCCACGGCGCACAGGTCGAACCCGACGTCATGATACTGGCCCGTTGTCGCGGCCAGCCCCGCCACGTCCACCCGGCAGGCGAAGGCCGCGCCGCCCCGGGCCGCCCGGCCGATCCGTTCGGCCAGCCCTTCCGGCGGAACCAGGACGATATCGGCGTTGACGATCGCCACGGCCTCGGCCCCGGCGGCAACACCGGCGGCAAGCAGGTCGCCCAGGGCGGCGTAGGGCCGGCCCAAGTCCCGGGCCGCCGCGTCCGGGCCGGGCACGAAAACCACTTCCGGGAACTTCCGCCAAAGCGCCTCGATTTCTGCCGCCGTATTGACCGACACCACCGGCGAGAACCCGGCCGCGACGAACGACGCCACCGCGGCCCGGTGGCGCTGGTCGGTCGTCGGCGGCAGGCTGGTGGCGGCCGCGACAGGGCCGCCGCAGGGAAGGTCGGGGGGAAAAGGCCGGTCCGCGTCCGGGGACAGGGCGGCCATGTTGACCTGGGCGGCCAGGCGGCCGGGGTCGACGGCAAAAGCCCGGGCGAAGCGTCTTCCGGCCGCGTCCCGGTCGCCCCGGGCCAGGGCGGCGTGGCCGGCGCAGAGCAGGGCCTGGGCCGTGTCGCCGTGGGTCCTTGCAAGGGCCAGGGCGAGATTTTCGGCCTCCCGGACCTGTCCCCGCGCCAGCAGGAGATCGGCCCGCAGCAGCCCGGCCAGGGGCGTCTCCCGGAGGTCGGGTCCGCCAAGCAGGGCCAGGGCCGCCGGAACATCGTCCCGGCGCACCGCTTCCCGGGCGGCCTTCATGGCCGCGTGGGCGGCCGGGGTGTCCGGCAGGAGCCGGGCAAAGGCCGCGTTGGCGGGCGGAAAACCGGTCATGGCGCGGGATTGCCGGTGGGCTTCCGGCTTTGCAGAAAGTCTCTGGCCCGCCGGGCGCACTGGCGGGATTCCTCCAGAAGCCGCTCGTAACGGGCCGGCGCGTGCTGGCCGGTCGGCCGGTTCGGGCCGTGGCGCCTGACGCCGTAAAGGACGCGCGGCACGTGGACGAATTTGGCCCCGGCCATGGCGAAACGCAGATAGTGGTCGTAGTCGTTGGCGCTCTGGTAAGCCTCGTCCATGAGCCCGACGGTCCGGTGGAGCCGTGTCCGGTAGAGCTTGCAGACCCCGAGGTGGAACCAGTCGGCTAGACAGGCCTTGAAATCGAAATCCGGGAAGGTCATGCGCCGAAAGACCCGGCCGTCGTCCTCGACCACGTCCTGGTCGGCGTAGGCGAAATCCGCGCCCGTCTCGATAAGCGCCGTCGCCAGTTCCTCGACCATGTGCGGGTAGGGCAGGTCGTCGCCCGGCACGTAGGTGCAAAATTCTCCGGTGGCCCGGGCAAAGCCTTCGTTGTAGGTCCGGGTCGGGCCGATGTCCCGGTCGCAGGCGACGATGGTCAGCCGGCGGCCTTGCGGGCAGGTCAAAATTTCCTCGCGCACGATGTCCCCGTCCTCCTGCATGCGCGCCACCGGGCTGGCCGTGGCCGAGGCGATCCGGGCCGGCAGTCCGGCGAGGTAGGCCTTGGTGCCGTCGGTGGAACCGCCGTCCACGATGACGATTTCCAGGTCCGGGTGGGTCTGGAACAGGCACCGGTCCACGCAGGCCGGCAGGTAGGGCATCTGGTTGAAGGTCGGAATGACGATGGTGACGCTGGCCACGGCAACCTGCCTGGGCGGGGGTGGGCTTAGAACCCGGACAGGGCCTGCGGCAGACCGGCTGGGCCGACGTCGGAGGACTCGGGCGCGGCCAGCCGCTCCCAGGCGACCGGCTCGTCCTGGCGGACCTTGGCCAGAAGCCGGCAGCCGGCCACGGCGTCGCCAAGGACCGGGGACAGGCCCGTGCCCGGGCACTTGGCGGTCAGGTCCTCGGGGCCAAGGACGTGCCCGGCCGGCAGGTCCCGGGCGAAGACCAGGGATTTTCTGAGCTTGGCCGCGGCCGCCGCCTCGCCGGGAAAGAGGTGCTTTCTGGCCACCCGCATGGCGGCTTC encodes:
- a CDS encoding glycosyltransferase, which encodes MASVTIVIPTFNQMPYLPACVDRCLFQTHPDLEIVIVDGGSTDGTKAYLAGLPARIASATASPVARMQEDGDIVREEILTCPQGRRLTIVACDRDIGPTRTYNEGFARATGEFCTYVPGDDLPYPHMVEELATALIETGADFAYADQDVVEDDGRVFRRMTFPDFDFKACLADWFHLGVCKLYRTRLHRTVGLMDEAYQSANDYDHYLRFAMAGAKFVHVPRVLYGVRRHGPNRPTGQHAPARYERLLEESRQCARRARDFLQSRKPTGNPAP
- a CDS encoding DUF2092 domain-containing protein; translated protein: MRHFSLILGLLVWLAAAPALAATGEQDPPPAPEAASPSTTDQQAPAPAATGQQPPAPDIAPEAAAPVQAMCGLLKSKQSFTFTAEVSSEQVYPNGQTVQLTRNVEMAIRRPDKLYARISGDDRDRVFVYDGKTVVVADLDRGVYAMVDAPPTIDATLDMLSDKYDIHAPLADLLYADPCAVMLQTVRTGDCVGAHTAEGKTCDHLVFSQKESDWQLWVEKGKAPLPRKLVINDKQVMGWPQFSATFSQWDLNPRLPAGLFTFKPQQDARQIDFMPLVSGQGETTK